A stretch of DNA from Ovis aries strain OAR_USU_Benz2616 breed Rambouillet chromosome 14, ARS-UI_Ramb_v3.0, whole genome shotgun sequence:
CAGGTGAGTTTGGCAGTAAAGCCAAAGGCCTTTTTGGGAGCTGCCTCATTCCTAAATCTCCACCGCACTGTCCCAGACATGGGAAGCCTACTCCCAGCGTTGGCTGTCTTGTCCAAATGAAGAGTATTTCTATCTTTGTAGAGCTAACTGTTTGAAATaccgggttggccaaaaagtccgtTCAGATTTTTTTCCGGAACGCCGTGGGAAGGACAGCGTGGCCTCCAGGCAGGCCCTGCGCATTGCCTGCTACGACAGTGCCTGTGCTTTGTAGCTGGATCCATGCGGGTCCAGAGGCAAGTGGTGAGGACCGCCCGGTGTCTCCCTCACCTGTTCTCTTAGCCTTCTAGTCAGCAAGTGTGTCTGTCCAGGGGGAACAAGGACTCCAAAACATACAAGAAGATAAAAGCTAGAGACGCGGGGCAGGTCCCACTAGAGGTGATATTCCGGTTGCGGCCCTGCTTcgttcttttttggttgttatttttctgttatcgtggctttggtttttcatttttaattgaaggataattgctttatggtgCTTTGTTGGTTTCTACAACATCTCCAGTCAGCCATAGgtgcatatatatagagagaggtgtgtgtgtgtgtgtgtttagtcgctcagtcatgtccaactctttgtgaccccatggacagtagcccgccaggctcctctgtccatggggattctccaggcaagaatactggagtgggttacctggccctcctccaggggatcttcccaacccaggaattgatcccaggtctcccgcattgcaggcaggttcgttaccatcttagccaggagggaagcccatatatacgtatgtgtgtgcacatatacacatatatttatatatgcatatgggCATCTCATGGGGTTAGTGGTAAAGGAATGTGATTGCCTATGCAGGAGgtccaggagacactggttcgatccctgggttgagaagatcccctggaagaggagacggcaacccgctccagtattcttgcctggagaatcccatgggtttaggagtctggcgggctgcagtccatgggattgcaaagagttggatgcgactcagcacacacacacacaaactggtggctcagaggttaaagtgtctgcctccaatgcgggagacccgggtttgatccctgggttgggaagatcccctggaacaggaaatggtaacccactccagtattcttgcctggagaatcccatggacggagaagcctggtaggctacagtccatggggttgcgaagagtcagacacaactgagcgacttcactttactatATATGTCCCCaccctcttgaccctccctcccaccccacccaccatCCTCTCCCTCTAGGTTGACAGCAGAGTGCTGGGCGGGGCTCCCTGCGTtatacagcagctccccactggctatctattttacacacggggGTGTATATATGTCCAcgttactctctcaatttgttccACCAAACCTTGACGCTGCTTTGCTCCTGCTCTTCCTCCATCGGTCTCCCTTTCTCCTGCTTTTCCTCCAGATGATGAACTTACCCGAGACAAGTCTTCTGAGGTATCACACGAAGGTAGTGTTCCCGGTGCAGATCCTCAAgatgatccacaagggaagcgaACGACAAGAAAAGAACAGCCCAGTGCAACAAACTAACATGCGTGGCCGGGGAACTGTGACGGGGATTCTCCAAAGATGCCTCACAAGCATGAGCTAATGCTACCCTCTCGGTCACACACATACCCCCAGGGGGTGTCCAAGCCAGCATCGGGGGTGAATGTTTTGTAGACGATGGGATTGGACTCTGAACATAGGGTCCAGGCTTCAGAGCTGGTGTCAGAGGCTAAAGTAGAAACTCCCCCAAATTCACATCTGTGCACAAAACCTCCCAATTTATATCTTTTTAACATGTCCACTAGTCACTCtttacagcttcccaggtggtgctagtggtaaagaacctgccttccaggacaggagacgtaagagatgcaggttcaacccttgggtggggaagatcccctggagaaggaaatggcaacccactccagtattcttgcttgggaaatcccatggacagaggagcctggctggttacagtccatagggtctcaaagagtcggacacaacggaagcaACGTAGTGGTCACTCTTTATACcagtttctctgtatctataaacagacacgactgagcaactaagtacagaaCAGCACATAGACAGGCTTATATTTCTAAGTAAAATTTTCTTcactgccaaaaaaataaataaataaagtagaaacTTCCCAAAATTAGAGAAGCCTTCCTAGTCCCTGAGGGAAGGACCACACCACATTGACCCTGACATCCCTGATGCTCAGCAGGGGCTCTGTACACAGCAGGTTTGGGGCTGATGGGCAGGCTTGGATGGAGATTTCGCCAGAGTTACCACAGACATCATGAAACCCTAAGTGCCAAAGAAGCGAACAATGTCTTTCTTCTTTCAGATGAAGAATGTGTTTTCCCATTCACCTACAAAGACAAAAGGCATTTTGACTGCACATTCCATGGTTCCATATTCCCGTGGTGTTCCCTTGATGCAGACTATGTAGGAAGATGGAAATTCTGTTCTGAGAGCGGTGAGTGTGCAGCCTGTCCTCGTGTGAGAAGCACCTGGCTCCCCAGATGAAGGGGGAAAGTCCATAACTGCCTCCCAGAGGGAAGCcttggacacgagtctgagcaagctctgggagttggtgatggacagggaagcctggcatgcagcaaggggtcgcaaagagtcagacacaactgaaggactgaactgaactgaactgagagggtaGTCTCAGGCGTCTCCTGATCCAGCCCCAGGTGTCCCATTcatgtccctttctctctctctctctctctctctctctctctctctctctctctctctctttctctctctctctggtggctctgggtctttgttgctatgcccagttctctagttgcagtgagtggggtctACTCTCCATTGGtgtctgggcttctcattgcagtggcctcttttGTCGGGAAGCACAGGTTTCTAGGAGTACAAGCTTCTGTAGTTGCAGGGTGTcagctcagtagttgaggtgccTGGGCTTAACAGCTCCTCCACCTGCTGGATCTTTcagaccagggttcgaacccatgtTCAAACAGAAAGCATTTTGACTTGCATTGCAAGGCATTCTCTgccacagaccaccagggaagcccccttttctCCTGACGTGATTAAAAACAACCCTCCCGCAATTAATGTTTCACCCATCCCTTCTATTTTTCAGACCATGCCAACTGTGTCTTTCCCTTTATCTTTGGAGGCAAGAAACATGAGACTTGCACAAAAATTGGGAGTATTTTTGGGGCTTGGTGCTCACTCTCTCCAAACTACGACCAGGATGGAGCTTGGAAGTATTGCTAGCCATAAAAAGAGGTAAGAGTGGCcagggagggtgggaagagacAGCGGTGAGCAGGGAAGAGATGGAGCTGGATAAAGAGGTGGAGTCAGATGCCCAGTGAagagagaggaggcaggtggAGGGAGTGGATTGGGGAGAAACATGCAGAAGGAAGAGTGAGGAGCAGAGTTTCACGAGGAGAAACATGCAGAGAGgatgaagaggagaaaggggacaaaagagggaaACAGAGGGCGAGACAAAGGCAAACTGCAAACACTGGAGAGAGGGGAGTCCccgagggaaggagaaagggagttTGCAGGATGACAAATGGAAGGAGGAGGATCTGGGGAGGATCGGTGCCAAGACGAGGCAGAAGAGACggggagagaggggcagagagaggacAAGAGTCTTAGGAGCACATGCGAGATAGCAGAATTGAGACAGGAAGAGCagagagcaaaggagaaagagacctTTGCCCTCCGTGGGACTGACTGAGAAGCAAAATAGACTCGTTAACATTGACCCCAAAACTATGTTCAGTTACTGTCCAGGGCATCCACCGTTGGCCATGGATGCATCAAGCCTTTGAAACCTCAgtgaagaaaatcaagaaatcTCAAGCATGAAGGTGATGCTCTGAAAGACAGAGGTGAAATCCTTTCCCTACATCTCCACCATGTTCCCCCTGTGTGTGGGTCCAATCAATAAACCACTTTCTCAGCAGGTgtggtctttgttttttttttttcctccacaaagAAACCTGACTGGGAAGGTCTCAATGTGCTCAGGTTAACCAGGCAGGatcttcttgttttcctttcccttccttggGGTCCCAATGGAAAATCAATACACATCACAATTGTCCCTCCTGGGGGCTTGATTGACAGGTGAAGACCTGGTGGTAAGATttgaggtggggggaggagggcccCAGAAGGTATGGAGGACTGCTCCTTGTCATAAAAGATTTGTCTTTTCCCAACTTAGCTGAAATGTTATTCCTTCCTGGACCTGTTCTCTGACTCCATAGGATAAGCAGTCTTGATCACGTCTTTCCAGTTCatcctttctttccttaaaattaaaCTGCCCATCTTCCATGGTGGGGCTGTAATTTGGAGAAGGGTCAGGATGGACTGTTTTCCTTGACCTCAGTACTAGTACAGAATCTGACACATCCTTGGTATTTATCAACAGGACCactctcctttttaaaacaaataggaATTTTAGACAAACTTGTCCGTCACTAACTGGGCCTGATTGAAAGAAGGTTAAATATACACGTGTTAGAAATAATGAAGGTCCTGAAAGGTCCTGATCACTAAATTTTATCCTGGTCCGAAACACCCAGTGCCTATCTAAGGAGTCCACGAGACCCGTGATGGACTTCCGTTCACCATCCAGGGAAGAGGTACACAGATGTTTAATCACCGTGCAGGAAGGTTGTGTTGACAGAATATTTGTCCTCTGTGTTTTAAGGCCAGAGACGCAGAGCCTCACTTGAAACCAGgacattaaataattttaaacttaaaacataaaaagtattttcattaaaaagacttcaattaaaaacaaataaaaggaaatcaggggcttccctggtggctcagtggtaaagaacctgcctgccaattcaggagacactggCTCCATCTCTGGTGTAGGAAGATCCCACACCctacagagcaaccaagcccgtgtgTCACAAATATTGAGCCCAAGTTCAGAGGCCCCagagctgcaattactgagcccacacactgcaactgctgaagcccgtggaccctagagcccgggctctgcaacaagagaaaccacagcaatgagaaggaaGCCTGggcatcgcaactagagagtagctcctgctcaccacaatgagagaaaagtcacacagcaacaaagacccagcgagGCCAAAATCAAccaataaatactaaaaatttagaaaaggcaactGGGACATTGTAAGAGCAATGCAGTTAATGGGGATCAGAAGATCTTCCCTTCTGGTCCCAGAGAAACGGCAAAGAAGCCTCCTTTTTGGACCCTGCAAGTAGATTTTAAGGAAATATTGCCCTTGGGGAACGTCCATTCTCATACCCTTCACACACTTATTCATGACACTGAATTTACACAAGTGAAAAGGGGCCCAATCATACATACACATAGTGTAtacacaaacacgcacacacacactcgcgTTCCTAGCTGAGGAGTCACGAAAAGTTTGCAGCATGGGcaggaaaaaagatttaaaaccaAATCTCCAAGGGAGTTTCCTGCCAATCCATTCCTCAGGACGAGGAGCTTTCACTATCAGGGCCAGGTTCGACcgctggtggggaaactaagatgtTACATGCTATGTGGTGCAGCCAagacacaaacaaaaaattaaaacccatCTTGACGCTCCtaccaaaaacaaaccaaaaattccGCACATCTCAGATGTGTCTGATATATTAGGTATCACCAGCTATGACAAGGAAAGGTAAAAGAATAagttatagaaaaaaatgaaccttATTATTAGTCTTTATGTTTTAGATCAAGGAACTCTATCTAACTGAAAGTCCGGAATTAATCCTCCACATTTGCAACTGATCTTCAATAACCTATCAAGATAGTtcaatgtgggacttccctggcgttccagaggttaagactccacacttctaatgcagggggtgtgagttcaaaccctggtcaaggaactaagatcccacacgttgCCAGGCACGGCCAAGAAAAAAAAGGTAGGCCAACGTGGCAGGAATAATATAATAATCTTTGCAACAAGCGGTGCTGAGACAAGCATATCTGCACGCAAAATAAGTAAGCTGGATACCTTCTTCATACCATGCCCAAAAGTTAAGCCAAAATGAGCCACAGACTCCATTTCTAAAggtgaaactataaaattcttagaaaatgtaAGAGTAAATCTTTAAGACCTTTGGTTAAGAAATGAGTTCTCATATATGACACTAAAAGGCTGAACgacaaaagaaaatgtgtgtaaaTTGGACTTTGTAAAATTAAATTGTTTACGCTTtagttttcataaaaatgaaaagaaaactgccAGAATAGGAGAAAAGTATTTGCAGGTAGATGTCAGATAAGGAAGTTGTACTAGAACACGTAGAGAACACTTACACCtcaagaataaagtgaaaaataacccATTTAAAATGAAGCTAAGAGACTGAAgctccccctggtggctcagatggtaaagaacccgcctgcgatgcaggagacctgggttcgacccctgggtcgggaagatcccctggagaagggcatggcaacccactccagcgttcttgcctggagaatcccatggacacaggagccttgtggcctatagtccatgggatcccaaagagtaggacacgactgggtgGTTAACTCTTTCTTTTCTAAGAGAGTTACTAGATACTTCACCAAAGAATATGTtcaaatggccaataggcacgTGAAAAAATGTTCAGTATCATTAGACATAAAGAAAATCTCAATGATATACCTCTTCATTCTAACCGGAAGGCCAACAGTGGATACTTCCAGCCcggtgttcacagcagcattatttacagttgccaagatacagaagcgACTTAAACAtccatcagatgaatggataaaaaagacgTGGGATGTCTATACAATAGAATGCTACTCGGACACTTTTATGAAATGTTGTTGTTTGCAACAGCATGgttggacttggagggtattaggGTAAGTTCCTTGGGTGCTTGTACTGGGCCCCATAGTCTGGCCTATTATCCAGTCAGCAGGAGACGTGGACAATGAGTTCTTCCCTTTTACAGATTGAATGTTCTTGATACTAATCAGAAAGTCCCAGACATCTCCCAGGGATTCATCTATATGCATATTACCGCCCCCCTGAATCACCTTCATGAATTTTCAAGACTGGATTTTTCCATCAAACCAAAAGAACCAGGGGACACCTCCTCCTCTTATTACTACAAAGCCTGCCTCCTGCAGCCCCTGCTTATTCACTCTGCACTGAAGTGCAAACCCTGGGCGGCCCCACGTGGTGTGCAATGCCCTTCTCCCCAGACTGTGAACATATGTGGCTCACACACTGCCATCAATCTCATCTGTGCAGTGTTGGCTGTTGTgtatttgaaagtgttagtcatgtccaactctttgtgaccccatggactgtagtccgccaggctcctctgtccatgggatttccctggcaatgaaataggtagccattcccttctccagggcatcttccccacccagggatcgaacccaggtctcccacattgcaggcagattctttacctttgagtcAACAAGAAAGCCTTAGGTTTGTGCCTTTTAGAAAGATAGCCTGGAAGCTGGACAGGAGACAAGGAGGCAAGCCGGGAAGAAACTAGTAGGTCAAGCAAGTGATCATGAAAGCTTAGAACAGTGGCTTTCAAACTGTGGGTCACAACCCACAAGCGGATCTTAAAATGGCTTTTATTGCAGTTAGAAAAAATAGgctcaaatggaaaagaaaatattaaggagTCTTTTGAAAtaggtggtggggtggggtagtTGGGGGGGAAGCAGCGATCAGCGATCAGAACAGAGATCTCCGCTCTCTGCAGGGCAAGCAGGCAAATTGCTCCAGGAGCACAGGCACCGTAGCCTGTCGcgtgggtgggggtggtggatGAGTAGCTGCTGCTGTGCCATTGACTGAAATGAACCACAATTTACATCAAGTATTTTAAACTGACTGAACTACAGTTTACATCAAGCCTTCCCCTGGAAGTTGTTAAGCCTGTCGACAGACGCTGGTGTGGTGAGAGCATGcgcagtcgtgtccacctcttagcgacccctgtgggctgtagcctgcctggctcctccgtccgtgggatccCCCAGGAGAGaacactggatgggttgccatttcctcctccaggggatcttcccgacccagggattgaagccgcgtctcctgcattggccagcggattctttaccactgagccagctgggaagccagaGTTCCAAAATAGTTATATCAGACAGATTCTGCCGTTGCAGTTGTTGTCAGGTTGGAGAGACAGATTCTGGTGCTTCTCACTCTGTCGCGTTCCCACTGTCTGCCAGAGTTATTGAAGTGGCTTAGATCAGCAGATCTAACTGTCAAGTAAAACGGAATTCACAGGGCAAAGGGTCATGTTAAACAACAGTGCAGGATACGATCGGCAAAACCCAGACTGCAGAAACTCTGAAAGATAGTGACCTGgctttgtcaaaaattaattttgtttgggacttccctggtggtccagtggttaagactccaaccTCACAGTGCAGGCggcccgggttcaacccctggtcagggaactagaacccacatgccgcaactaagagtttctgtctcacaactaaagatcctgtgtgttgcagctaagaccaggcacagctgcagcaataaatattaataaatttttaaaaataattttaatgggataaaaggagagagaggaaggaagctaTAGCTCCGAAAGAGACTTAAACACACAAAATCAAGTGCAGTATGTAAAACTCACTAGGCTCCTGACTTGAAAAACCAGGAAAAATACCTTTATGAGACAGGTAAGGAAATCCATTCCTCGATTGGCTATTTAAcctatatgtattttaaattctcttaGACTATGCATTTGGAACTATGCATTTCAATGTGACTTAATGGTTTGTTCCAAGAAAATCTTACCCAGAAGGATGTCTGTAAAATAATACATAACTCAATATTTACCCCCAGGAAATTCATGCAAACCAGTTTATCTAAGCAAACAGTTTATTCACCTGGGCAAACAGGTCCTTTTTCAGGATAACAGATCGCTCATGTAGGCAACGAGTTCACTTATTACACAAAAGTTTGCTTATCAAGGCTTGTTGCAAGATTGTCGTTTCCTTGTGTTCACCAACCCTAAATGATTGTGCCATAATCTTGGCTTAATCTTAGCTACTTCCTTGCTTAGAAAAACCCATCCCAAATAGCCTTACTTAATTTTCCCTTTTGTGGCACTACTGAGACTCTGGTGGTCTTTGTGAGAACCAACTGTTGCTATTGTATAGTCAACATTATGTATAATAATActgataatataataatattttatattataataaatatttaagaattttgtgtggcatgtttatttttaaagggagGGGAGCTTAACATATCTGgacaaacctgctttcttgagcaATCATCAGCTTACaggggtctcccatattttttctacttacaaTCCCCAAGTGGGATTCACGatttaatcacctactttgtccctttgttgttgctgttcagtggaAAAgtggggtccaactctttgcgaccccatcagtctcctgtagcccatcagtttcctcagtccatgggatttcccaggcaaggatactggagtgggttaccatttcctactccagggacaatggaatattactcaatcataaaaaaaagaatgaaataatgccattttcaacaacatggatggacctagagattatcatactaagggaagcaagtcagaaagagaaagacaagtgtcATAGGATATCAGTTActtgcagaatctaaaatatgacacaatttAACATAgctggaaaacagaaacagacccacagagaacagacttgcggttgccaagGGGAGAGGCAGGGTGGGATGGAGTAGCAGTTTGGGCGTAGAAGATGCGAATGATCATTTTtgaatggatagccaacaaggtcctactgtatagcacagggaactatattcaatatcctgtgataaaccatagtagaaaagagtatgaaaaacagtgtatatgtgtaactgaatcactttgctctgcagcagaaattaacacaatgtcacaaacaagccatacttcaatttaaaaaggacaaaaaaggCAGGGAGcttatatttttgaagaaataaatataacaaaggatttacaaattcaatgaaaTGAAGTCTGACATTTGCTTTAATGTAATATGGGATAGAGGCTGGTGGAggcacagaagaaataaaattaaccatAAGGTGACAATTGTTGAAGTGAACgcctcagtgctttcactgcctggGTCCGGGTTGGGGAGTTTCCTGTACTATTTTTGTCGACTTATGTATATGTTTGAAATCATCcaaaataaaagcttttctaAGTGTGCTCAGACCACATCGCTGGAGCTATGCTtggccttcctctcttcctctcctaaTCTACACCCAGTCGATTAGCATATCTAGCTATCAGATTTCCTCTAGAATCTGACCACTTCTCATGACCTTCACTGCCACTTCCTTCGTCCAATTCACCACCCTTTCACTCCTTGATTATTGTAGCGATCTCTGTGTTGCAACCTTACCCCTTCCCCAATCCCATTCTATTTTCAACACGGCAGCCAGAGagacccttttaaaaaataactctaaTCTTTTTGAGCATGGATTACCCATCTGATTAtgcagcaggagggagggagggatccTACAGAGGTCATGGAAGGCTGAGTTAAGTCTAGACCTGAGCCTTCAAAGATGTCTGAGAATTATATAACCAGAAAGGATGCTTCAGATGGGAAACAGCATTGCTTCCATAACCAAGCAGGACATTATGGGGCCTTGATTGCTCCAGGGTTCAAATTTATGTGCTAAATCCAGATGGGACACTTAGGAAAGAAAgtcttgattaaaaaatatatatatcctaaGGGAAGAGAGGCAGGGTCTTAACACTGCAGTCTACAGGTTTGCACCTAAACGATGAGCCCTGAAGCAGAACTCTGTGAATTCACCTGGTGGGGTGGTGCCCCCTTGCGGTGGACCCAGGTCTTTGAACAATGGCATTACCCATAAAGGTTCAAACtagcaaagaatgttcaaactactgaacaactgtgctcattttgCATGCCAGTAAGGTTATGCtcttgaatgaactccgggagttggtgatggacagggaggcctggtgtgctgcaattcatggggtcgcaaagaatcggacacgactgagcgactgaactgaagactgtgctcaaaatccttcaagacatGGTTCAGCagtacccccacccccagaacttTGAGATGTAccagctaggtttagaaaaggcagaggaaccagagatcaaattgccaacattccttggatcatagagaaaaattCCAGAACATCatttacctctgtttcattgactacactaaagcttttgattgcatggatcacaacaaactgtggaacattcttaaatagatgggaataccagaccaccttacctgtctcctgagaaacttgtatgcaggtcaaaaagcaacagttagaaccagacatggaacaacagactggttcaaaattgggaaacaaGTAAGACAAAGCTATATACTGTTACTccaattatttaacttatatacagagtacatcggggtgaaatgttgggctgaatgaatcacagtctggaatcaagattgcccggagagaTATCACCAACCTCACATATGCAAATGATatcactctaacggcagaaagtgaagaggaagtaaagagctgtttcataaaagggaaagaagagagttaaaaaagttggcttaaaactcaacattcaaaaaagtaagatcatggcatctggccccataactttatggcaaatagaagagggaaaagtggaaacagtaacagattttattttcttgggctctaaaatcactgcagatggtgattgcagccatgaaattaaaagacgcttgttccttggaaggaaagctatgaccaacctagacagcactttAGAAACCAAGAGACatcacttcgccaacaaaggtccgta
This window harbors:
- the BSP1 gene encoding binder of sperm 1 precursor (The RefSeq protein has 2 substitutions compared to this genomic sequence), whose product is MAPQLGLFLIWAGVSVILQLHPVNGDDELTRDKSSEESHEDEECVFPFTYKDKRHFDCTFHGSIFPWCSLDADYVGRWKFCSESDHANCVFPFIFGGKKHETCTKIGSIFGAWCSLSPNYDQDGAWKYC